In Drosophila yakuba strain Tai18E2 chromosome X, Prin_Dyak_Tai18E2_2.1, whole genome shotgun sequence, a single genomic region encodes these proteins:
- the LOC6523881 gene encoding uncharacterized protein LOC6523881, producing the protein MAHSKVILKILFSLCVWSFVIIGLFKMHGTNLVPQEYQQVPLNGRILLQKDIRYAETTSTTTDHFDPSEILVDNRTAMDDDQLVRDVESRIPSLPIAYWSKNKNFLQQKSSTCAKYPSIFELEFNNIYWQTLRTSNGTFQLFGAYYDIRRTSLLGPTVRILGMIDRIEPKVKTYCQFWFDGQKEPFIVKTFEYKYIWYNKWGNYKQGIYQPYLIACQIPKPFHGVVPSSVSMVEKECDTATNNLRVIYNRPPDDQKKGFAVCVKGLDFLYDDLSVRLIEWIEMLNILGADKIYFYNLQVHPNITKVLSHYEQEGKVQVIPLTLPGGQPNVPGFQHLYLTKKTNHKRQNEVIPYNDCLYKNLYLYDYIALLDIDEVIMPKGGAVLWSELMDKVRPESRKIKPDGFHSYNFRNVYFLDDQQHEHGWHKDIPKYMHMLQHVHRAKNYTKPNQYVKCFHDPERVLTLHNHFPLSCLGGVCKSYPVDTKDAQLQHYRADCVKTLKKSCEEYREHSVEDKTIWKYKDELIRRTIKALDTLGFFRRQGLNSASGSGSSSSGLGGGATTHSTER; encoded by the exons ATGGCTCACTCTAAGGTGATCCTAAAGATCCTGTTCTCGCTGTGCGTCTGGTCCTTCGTCATCATAGGACTGTTCAAGATGCACGGCACGAATCTGGTGCCGCAGGAGTACCAGCAGGTGCCGCTCAACGGACGCATCCTGCTGCAGAAGGACATTCGCTACGCGGAAACCACCTCCACGACCACGGATCACTTCGATCCCAGCGAGATACTGGTGGACAATCGCACAG CCATGGACGACGACCAGTTGGTGCGAGACGTGGAGTCGCGCATTCCCTCCCTGCCGATCGCCTACTGGAGCAAGAATAAGAACTTCCTGCAGCAGAAGTCGTCGACCTGCGCGAAGTACCCCTCCATTTTCGAGCTGGAGTTCAACAACATCTACTGGCAGACGCTGCGCACCTCGAACGGAACGTTCCAGCTCTTTGGGGCCTACTACGACATCCGGCGGACCTCGCTGCTGGGGCCCACTGTGCGGATCCTGGGAATGATCGATAGGATTGAGCCCAAGGTGAAGACGTACTGCCAGTTCTGGTTCGACGGCCAAAAGGAGCCGTTCATCGTGAAGACGTTCGAGTACAAGTACATCTGGTACAACAAGTGGGGCAACTACAAGCAGGGCATCTACCAGCCATACCTGATCGCCTGCCAGATTCCCAAGCCCTTCCACGGCGTGGTGCCCAGCTCGGTGTCGATGGTGGAGAAGGAGTGCGACACGGCCACCAACAATCTGCGGGTCATCTACAACCGACCGCCCGACGACCAGAAGAAGGGCTTTGCTGTCTGCGTGAAGGGATTGGACTTCCTCTACGACGACCTGAGTGTGCGGCTGATCGAGTGGATCGAAATGCTCAACATCCTGGGAGCGGACAAGATCTACTTCTACAATCTTCAG GTGCATCCCAACATCACCAAGGTGCTCAGTCACTACGAACAGGAGGGCAAGGTGCAAGTGATCCCGCTGACCCTGCCCGGCGGACAGCCAAACGTGCCCGGATTCCAGCACCTGTACCTAACCAAGAAGACAAACCACAAGCGGCAGAACGAGGTGATTCCATACAACGACTGCCTGTACAAAAACCTCTATCTCTACGACTACATCGCACTGCTGGACATCGACGAGGTGATCATGCCCAAGGGCGGAGCGGTCCTGTGGTCCGAGCTGATGGACAAAGTGCGTCCGGAGTCGCGCAAAATCAAGCCGGACGGATTCCACAGCTACAACTTCCGCAACGTGTACTTCTTGGACGACCAGCAGCACGAGCATGGCTGGCACAAGGACATACCCAAGTACATGCACATGCTGCAGCACGTCCATCGTGCGAAGAACTACACCAAGCCGAATCAGTACGTCAAGTGCTTCCACGATCCGGAGCGCGTGCTCACCCTCCACAATCACTTTCCGCTGAGCTGCTTGGGCGGCGTCTGCAAGTCCTATCCTGTGGACACCAAGGACGCCCAGCTGCAGCACTATCGGGCGGACTGCGTCAAGACGCTGAAGAAGAGCTGCGAGGAGTACCGGGAGCACTCGGTCGAGGACAAGACCATTTGGAAATACAAGGACGAGCTTATCCGACGCACCATTAAAGCGCTGGACACCCTGGGCTTCTTTCGCCGCCAGGGCTTGAATTCCGCTTCCGGTTcggggagcagcagcagcggcttGGGCGGTGgagccaccacccactccacgGAGCGGTGA